The following nucleotide sequence is from Zea mays cultivar B73 chromosome 1, Zm-B73-REFERENCE-NAM-5.0, whole genome shotgun sequence.
cacgactttatactcaaatacccaaatgttcaggcctcagcagccacaaagaacaaacactcatACTCAGGGTAACTATGCtacctagacttagacgtcggcaacACCCTCGGTGGTTTTTCCGACCTgcggcagatgtcttagtacttgaagcagttacattttgctctcaggcaaataccattacattcccttacaaacgggactccagctccattcccacaggaatgaacaacctccacaccagaggggctacgagataacaaactccaagcggctcgccggcgaccactacaccagcagcgacaacgacctccacctcgggcggctagacagcagcagcgattgcctcagggcaaacactactgtgaaaaggccctcgcccatgtccccctacaagggacgagaaccagccattaaagccaaagagccggaggtccggagcgtaggtggcgctgacggtctcgtcggcggaggcaaccgTTTCTGCAgggggaagcctcacctatggcgaccaccacctcagcaccgacgacagcggccacctgcgcgcaAAGCCGCGCCGACGAATGGCGGACGCCCTAGTGCGCACCGGTagatcctcactcccgtcctcgccacaggggtgaggacaagacaatccaagaacatgtgcaccgccctcgcggcgtacgacgtgttgtgcgacccccggTGCGGCCAGCGGCGCGGGAAGGGCCGCGGACGTGGCCGACCTACGCACGGCGCGACCATCGCCCGTGCGATGGATGGACAGCCACACCCCGACCAGGCAGCAGGTGGCAGTTTGCCTCCTCCGTAAGGCTGGtggacgcccttctcccccgaatgctgaaggaagaagcgggtcgccagcccatgcggaaggcaaAACACCGactcggctcgccctcctccccagcacggatgatgaacatccttgaagctgagggcaaggGAGAGGCCACGGCCCGGCTCGCTCTTCCCCGCCACGAGGCCTatggtcatcatcctgggtgaccgccggcgggggactgcagccgggctgcatgatgaaaatccttgaagccgagtgaTGACTGAAGAGCGCTaacccccacgaggtcgcgctcctccaacagcatcaagaagaaggcaacacaggtgcaccccatctgggggctcggaaggtgggaagacgcgatgaatgcgaggagtgcgaaggcatggctattgcccgggggatcgatccctttttaaaggtagatctcctcactcgcaccccaagcgtcacgggcaaagtctccaccgacgtgctccagggttcccaccctacgacacggggctgggtcccacatgtcatacaagctGACCTGAAACGCAAAGAAGGCAAACCGCCACAcacgaagcatgtaaccgccccgtgGTTATACGCCctctcatcctcgccgaaaccagcggtcgaaaaggcggaccaccatgcaagaagcgtgcaaccgcaccacggtcgTGCACCCTTTCAGCTTTGTTGCAACCGACGGTCCAGcatgggggctaggtcccacatatcatgtaaccggcgcgccggttactgcgtgcaaggaaaccgcactgccactcgcgccaatgccgcgtcttctcgactgtggaaccagtgcagcgattcgaggcagccccgcgcatgacccaacaATGCCAATTAAGGgcgacgatcacgggtcagtcagccgcgggacagGCGCGACAGTTGGTATGGCCAAAAGCGGaccgacagtaattgcagcaatAGACGTGCGGAAGCggcggtccaatcacctacaggccCGCATCCTCTCCTGAAGCGGCATGGAGCCTTCTCCCACGGCATAAAGACGacacacccgtgttccgttcctcgaacgactcacgcacgcgcaacagacgccccgcgaatcacccgtcccgtcgcattaactccttggcagggcaagcgacacctctggcaggcgaagcgggcgccgcttcacctccgtcatgatgaccgcgtcaaaaaaggtgcgccacattatttaaattcatatccttttcctttctctctctctctcttgccacagggatcgggaaaggggatatttcaaaaaaggatccttctcagcgaaggaaacggaccccgagccctcctactgataaagggttcgaaggttgcgccctgcggggttcggcaaccgccccagagcactcgggctccgagccctttactgatcaggggttcgaaggctggcccctcggaagggttcgacaggcgccccagagcatgcagagtcagggatgaccctgggtacgtccgttacatggccgaggctcgggctacgctcccaaggtaccctaggacatttccgagactagcgggaacgatttgtaatggaatcccaccggagggaggcaccaagccctcggaccctatcaaatgggtccgggtccagcaaatcccctgcaggtacttttggagcgcgcctctgggccactagccgacccttatcgaacggggctcgggcgtccactcggatcacccgttagcaactcactggaaacaccgtgttcggtgccccccgagggtaacacgacgctttccccccttcctccttgcggaaaggcgatgaaggggcgtacaataaaagtcgagacggtcctcgatcgtcctctcgctccgtgcagaggctcaggggctgctctcgcaccaggctaccgcCAAACTgttgagcactcgggctccgagccctttactgatcaggggttcgaaggctggcccctcggaagggttcgacagccacaccAGAGCACACAGAGTcatggatgaccctgggtacgtctgttacatggccgaggctcgggctatgctcctgaggtaccctaggacattttcgagaccagcgggaacgatttgtaatggaatcccaccggagggaggcaccgagccctcagaccctatcaaatgggttcgggtccagcaaatcacctgcaggtacttttggagcgcgcctccgaacCACTAGCcatcccttatcgaacggggctcgagcgtccactcggatcacccgttagcaactcactggaaacaccgtgtTCGGTGCCCCCCCGAGGGTAACACGAcgcttcccccccttcctccttgcggaaaggcgacgaaggggcgtacaataaaagtcgagacggtctttgatcatcctctcgctccgtgtagaggctcgggggctgctctcgcaccaggctacggccaaactgttgaccacgtcaacaaaacaGCTTGAAAACTCgaagcctgaccatgcacccgggctgcggccgcatgagggaacaacaaggccaactgaggcatcacaaaaagaattaagacctcagaggagtcaaaccactcctccgaggcctcgggggctacacccgatgggtgcgctcgcgcgcacccatcggagcaAAATatgaccgagaaaggctggtccccttgcaaaaaatccggcagaacctccaagcgagtgcctacactcccttcaaggctcgggggctactgttggggaccgtaattaggggtacccccaatgctcctaaacacggctAGAAAACATCCTCAGAACAAACCGTAAAGACTGATAGGCATGGCTCAAGTCAAGGCCTcgactaccaagggacgcgatctcatccgagcccagcctcgggcgcgcacagtagtcccggacggattcacgcctcgcccgagggcctcctcaggcagtgggcgcaccctcggctcgcccgaagtccagctcgggcaagctttgtcgtgcagcgaccttgcccaaatcgcctcaccaaccgaccgtatcgcatgcgcatttaatgcggggatcgcctgacaccttatcttgacacgcgcacctcagtcggcaaggtcaaagtgaccgcagtcactttgcccctttactaatcgttctgacaggaaaacaacactattcgccccgctccggctactgtgccaaccaccagggtaagactaacaacagtaagtcacggcctctcccgagttcagcctcgggtgcaacagggagctccgcctcgcccgacctcaggcctcggcctcagcctcggcctcgggagaaggtctccgcctcgcccgaccctaggcctcggcctcggccttggcctcgggaggagtcacaacctcgcccgacctcagcctcggcctcaggagaagtctccgcctcgcccgacctcgggctcggaccgaccgcgccgcagggtatacatcattaccctacccctagctagctgccttagactacgaaggaacaagaccagtgtcccatctagattgctccggtaacaggtaatgatggttccccgcgtgcgcccatgacgtcggttgttctcaaactccctacgaaggcaaagagacgtcagcaggaccccgggccgcaccgtcagctacgcttctacagggctcaagcacttctccgacggccacgctagCACatatacagggctcaagcacttctccgccggccacgttagcacatagctacacccctattgtacagctggaccatctccttgtatctataaaaggggatgtccagggccttcctaagggggcGGAGAAAAAGGAAAGAGGCACGCACGCAAGAGAGGAATagaggcaggcagagtgggagaaacgcagaggaggctaactcagacagctcacctcagggccagactctctctctctctctctctctctctctctctcgctctctctctctctcgctctcgcgacgcttgtaacccctactacgagcaccccggtgcaagataacataagcctcatcctccctcttgtgttccatcttgcatcaacccatctaggcaggaacacacagcgacaaattcactggtcggttgagggtcctcgcgggtccaaaacgctgACACTTTGGGTCTAATTTGGATGGCATAGAAAGGAGaaagctataacatgacttgacatTAGTATAAGTTAAGAAATTAGAGCAATAATTCAGGGGTGTTTGAAtatactagagctaatagttagttagctaaaaattATTAGTGGAATTAGTTAGTTAAAAAAAatctaactaactattagctaatttgctaaaatagctaatagttgaaaTATTAACTAAACTGTTTGAATATCTGTAACTAATTTTAACCGCTAATTATTAACTCTATCGCTTTCAAACATGACCTTAAGAGTAACTCTAAGAGGCCACTAAAATTTTCCTCCAAAATATGTTATCGGGGTTGTTGAAAAACAAAATATTGCTAAAAAATGTAAAACCACACCAATCTATTGATAAATGACGCCTAAAACTTTTGAACCACCAATTTGGGCCGATGCGCCCCTGATATCAGCTCCATCGTCGTCATCAGCCGAAGACGCTTGCAGATTCTGTCTACTACCATCATCCACGAACGAAGTACTGAATCCCCTTGTAGCAGCGacagaaaaaatgaaaaagaaacagAACTACGGGTAGCAGTGACATGTACTTACTCAACAAAGTAGAAGAGATAGGAAATAGAAACACAACTACTTGTTCCATCATCATGTAGCAGCGGCATCAGTCTAAAGATTATCAGCATCTAATATTTAGGCTGTAGCGCCCAACATGGCTTCAAACAGGGGAATAAGCAGTTCATATACATGGGGTAAAATAGTGCAGACTAATCCCTTCAAACAGGGGTCTTGGTTCAAATTTCTGGAACAAGCTGACATCGGTGGCTGGGGTGCACCTCCACCTCGCATATCGACTCCGTCGCGGGGAACGTGGGGAAACGTGTGCCGCCGGTCACCATATCCCGACCATACGAAGCAACTGGCCTTAACGGATGAATTTGCTCGAGTCTGCTGCCGCAACCTCCATCACCAACGAAGACGGCTCTCCCGCTGCCGCATCCTACCATGGCTCCACAAAGAAAACGAGCACGCGACGGTGGGAATCAACGCAGGAAACCACAGTGATGCGCGTGCGCGAGTGGGAACCTTGCTACACGCAAATTTGCAGGGGATAAGGCTGCAGATGCGGGGTGGCGAATAGATTGGGGAAGGAATGACGCTCTGTTGTAGGCGGAAAGTGAACCGGTTGAGCCCCAAAGAACCTTTTCACAACCTTTTACCAATTCTCTTGTTTTTAAAAGGGGGTAAATATTTTATTCGAGCCGCCGCATGTCAATATGCATGAAGTTGTTCAACATACATAATTTAACAAAGGTTATCGCAACATCACAACCTAACTTCAAAACCAAGGTAGAGACAAAACACAGTTCAATATAAAGTAATTCTGCTAGTAAAGTTCCATCTATTAGTAGCAAAAATCTGCATCATGGTCGTTTCAAGCAGACGACATCCCAACTTAACTTGTCATTCGTCTTCTTCCTTTAGTAGTATTGCCAACTATCTCATCCATTATGTTTCTCTGAAGACTATCTGCATCGGTGTAGGCACTTATACATTATTAAAAATAACATCATTTATACATAACCAAATTGCCCCAACAAAAAGAGACAGGCTCCCAAACCAAATTTTGTTCTTAAGTTTCCCCTCTATCCTTTAAGCCACAAATATATGTTGAATGCTTCTAGAAGGTAAGATATTAAAGAAAACTTGAACACACTGCTATACACATCTAGCAATACAACAATTGAAAAAAAGGTGTTGAATAGACTCATCCAAAATACATGCATCACAATTTAGACTTCCTTTCCATTGCCTTTTTAAAACGTTGTTTTTAGTAAGAGCTATCTTATTGATAAGATGCCACATAAAAATATTTATCTTATTGAACTGTCAATGTTGTTGCAAAGACCAATTCTCTTGAGCTGCTCTAATATATGGCATCACAATTTGTTTTAGTTATAGATATGAAATTTAGAACTCTTTAGTGGCACGTAAGGAATGCCCTATATAAATAAAAATCACAATTTGTTTTAGTTATAGATATGAAATTTAGAACTCTTTAGtgccttaggtagtgtttggatgGATGGACGAGAAAGGATGAAGAGAATGGGGTGAGATCATTTTAACTTGACTCATATTTAGTTTGGAGATCCAGAGCCAGGGTCAAAGAATATTCTTCAAAAATAATGACACGTAAGGAATGCCCTCCATAAATAAACCCGTTCACCATACCGATCCATTGGCAGAACGCTCACCCACTATTCAGTGTCCACCTTCGTCGTCCATGTCGTCCCAGCAGTGGTGGACGGCTCCCGCCAAAGAGGAGGCGCCACCGCCACCCGAGTTCATGTGCCCGATCACGTTAGACCTGATGCAGGACCCTGTGGCGGCGCCCACTGGCATCACGTACGATCGTGCTGCCATCGAGTCTTGGCTGCTTGCCGGCGGCCAGCGTGCGTGCCCTGTGACACACGGCGAGCTCCGCGCGGGAGACCTCGTCCCCAACCACACCCTCCGCCGCCTCATCCAGGACTGGTGCGCCACCAGCCGTTGCTGCTGTAGCGTCGATCGGGTTCGGGTCCCTGCCACGCCCGAGGAGGCCGCCGTTGCCGAGCTCGAGAGCGCCACGCGCGCAGGCGACGCCGAGCGGTGCGCTGCCGCAGCGCGCGGGGTCCGGCGACTCGCCAGGGCGGCCGAGCAGAACCGGCGCCGCCTCGAGTCCGCCGGCGCTGCGCGCGCTCTCTCCATGGCGTTCACGTCGTTTGCGGACACCGCAGATGCTGCGGTCGCCATTgatgtgctcgacgctgtgcTGGCAGCGCTGGTGCTCGTGATGCCAATGGACGAAGAGGCCATCCTGGTCGTGGGCTCGTCGAGCGCGTCCGTAGCGCGGCTGGTCGCCGTCGCCGCGAACGGCGACCTGCACAGGAGGCTGCAAGCCGTGGTGGTAATCAGAGAGATCATCTCGCTTTCAGTTTACAGAGGTACCGCGTGTACGATCGGTCTGTGCGCCAACACCGAGGCCATCGCCCGAGTGTTGGTGAAGACGATCAGAGACGCCATCTGCCCGCCGGCCACCAGGGCGTGCCTGGTCGCCGCGTACCACCTCGCGCGCAGCGGCGAGAGCGCCGCGACGCGCCTCTCGGTGGCGGGGATCGTGATCGTGCTCGTCGAGCTCCTCGTGGACGCTGACAGGAGCACGGCCGAGAAGGCTCTCGCCGCGCTCGATGCAGCACTGGCGTCTCGCGACGGCAGAGCGCGTGCTCGTGCCGACGCACTCGTCATGCCCGTGCTGGTCAAGAAAATGTTCTGCGTGTCCGACGCGGCCACCGCGCTCGTCGTGTCAGCGTTGCTGCGCATCTGCAAGAAGTGCCCGGAAGACGACGAGGACGGCACTGCGGTGGCAGGGGCAGCTAGACGGCACGCCATCGTTGAGGCACTGCAGCTGGGCGCCCTCCAGAAGGTGCTGTTGCTTCTGCAGGCGGGATGTAGAGAGGAAACCAAGGGAAATGCTACTCAACTGCTGAGACTGATGGTCAGGTATCAGGGCTGTGGGGAGTGCGTTGACGCAATGGATGTGAGAGGGCTCAAGAGAGACACTGCAATTTTGACTGGATAGTTTTCTGTGAATATATATGCCAAAAGAAAACAGGTTTTATTTATATATTACTTGCTAGAAAACAGCATGTCCTACTATACGTATATATCACAAAGGAAGGAAGTTGTACATAAATATCGTAATAGCTCTACCAAATGTTCTTTAACCTATGATTGTAGACTATACTGTGTATGGTTCTGGTTTTCAAGGAAACGTATCATATATACACATATAAGCATTACTAATGTATATAAGCATTTTCACGATTGCTGCCTCAAGAGTTCATTGGCACGGATCAGATGTTTGgcgtgttgaataattagacaaattccaaattaaatttcgaatataaatcatgactaaatcagaagaactgaaataaaaaggcaaatcagatgatgcgtattgattagacttactgatagatggcgcgcgccggaatcggcagggtcgacgatgtcgaagtagcaggatcgacgaggtcagaagatcacgagcagtcacgtgaagacgcttcccaaaaaccttattcgccctctctcggtgcaggatctagaagacgaagggttccggagacctgctctcctgatcgcagatgcacctctgcggtctggacgaagggaactaaaaggcggctcaactATGAAGAGAGACGAAAGCGAAACTGGGATgattttggaggctggctgccgggctctttTTATAGGGTCGAGTCCGCGACCCCTggtcttatccgcccacgaaaatctcgcaatcagttgagattttatagcgatcggttaggatagacgtaacagccaagaaaccaaaaaatcgaacggcaaaaggtagccgcgcccccgcaaggcgaggggccggatttcggcggaccattcacgcgcatgtcgtgcgcccgcgcccttcgccccgccccggccaggccaggcgaggcgaggcgagcgagcgcgtgtggctctccacactctctcctctcatccatgacttggtgagtgagtgtggctttcatatttaagctagctctactccactagaactagcaatatggtgctattggttccaccaattccctagccatccacttgtatgggcttttgagattttcctgggatttattagaatttcttaattgggccaagcccataaatcctaacaatcccccaccagatctcaaatgcccatctgcagttttcgccactgttcactactgtttaatatactagtttttcagcagagactgttaagttgaacatccgcctagaactccaagctacaccaacccacaacttggacaatggactatgccttgaattgcaagttttgtgtgaatgggtttcacttgaagtcatgaccagtacttggctaccagtagtccccttctcgggtggagcatatacgtcgtactccaaggtctcttcatgagtttactagagatcacccaaatctcatagactgcgacgttagacagtctaactcatataggtgtgttctttcaaagaatgttctgcaggacaacatcttcgctaatacaagccaacagaacacattaaggcacaaagccaacctgccttacagcatttgagagtattgcatctttacttagagagggtcaaaggttactctcctcggttcaccaatggcttgttcttcccaggacctaattcacgggatctccaatcacatagactgggtttccaccatggcaactttattcgggtctcatacccatctctctcaatgcgatttctatcacattacgttgtagtcccttggtaaaaggatctgccagatttttatctgttgaaatataagtcacacttataactccggagtttctcaactttctgacagacttcaaacgtcttttgacatgtcttgatgactttccattatccttagaactcgtcactttagtaatcactgtctgattgtcacagttcataaggatagctggtattggtttctcaaccaccggcaagtccatcaagagttcacgcaaccattttgcctcaacggttgctgtgtcaagtgcagctagctcggcttccatggttgacctcgtcaaaatggtctgcttgcatgacctccatgataccgcacctccaccaatagtaaagacataaccactggtggcataaagctcgtctgcatcagatatccagttcgaatcactatatccttcaagtactgcatgctgaccagaatagtgaattccataactcattgtaccttgcaggtagcgcataacccgctcaagtgcatgccaatgatcagtcccggggtttgacatgaacctactcaatttgctcacagcaaacgagatatcgggccttgttgcaccagcaagatacatgagtgaaccgacaatctgagagtatctcaattggtctaaaccaattctcttgttctttcgcagtgtcacactgggatcataaggtgttggagaaggtttgcactcagagaagccaaatcgcttcaaaaccttttcaacatagtgagattgcaagagagtaatcccaccatctgccttaatcagcttgatgtttagaatcacatcagcctctcccagatctttcatatcaaaactctttgatagaaaagacttgacttcattgatcacatcaatgtttgtgccaaatatcaatatatcatcaacatataagcacaatataactccttcgtccccaccacagcgataatatacacacctgtctgcctcattaatggcaaagcctgcagacgttagagtcatgtcaaacttctcatgccactgctttggtgcttgcttcagaccatacaaagatttcagtaacttgcacaccttgctttcttgaccctttactacaaatccatcaggctgttccatatagatttcctcgtccagctctccattaagaaaggctgtctttacatccatctgatgaacaaggagaccatacgaggcagccaaagaaagtagtactcgaatagtggtcattctagcaacaggtgagtaagtatcaaagaagtcttctccttctttctgagtatagcctttagccacaagcctagccttgtacttttcaattgtaccatcaggcttgagcttctttttaaacacccacttacaacccacaggtttgcatccatagggtcgatcagtgacttcccacgtaccatttgaaagaatggagtccatctcattatgaactgcttctttccaatcatctgcatctggagatgcaaatgcttctgcaatggtagtaggagtatcgtccacaaggtacacaatgaaatcatcaccaaaggatttttcaaccctttgtctcttgctccttttaggagcatcattgtcatcctcctctaggacaatttcatgtggctgttcaaaactctcaataggtgtactatgttcacgagttatctcagaagagtatctagaattgctatgaatgtctttcattggaaatatatgttcaaagaaagtagcatcacgtgattccataatagtatcaagatacacatcaggaacttcagatttaactactaaaaatctatatgctatgctacacgaagcatatccaagaaagacacaatccactgtccttggaccaagcttgcgctttttattaattggtacattgactttcgccatgcacctccaagtgcgcaagtatgaaagtgatggttttctcccaacccacttctcataaggggttttctcttctttgcccataggaattctattcagaacatgacatgaagtcaggactgcctccccccaccatgccttagataaaccacaagtgtctaacatggcattcaccaggtcagtcaacgtacggtttttcctttcagcaatcccgtttgactcgggtgaatagggaggagtcatctcatgaataatgccatgttctgcacagaaatcatcaaagactttgggaaagaactcgccaccacgatctgatctaagacgtttgatctttctctctagttggttttcaacttcagccttatagattttaaagtagtctaaagcctcatctttagtttttagcaagtatacatagcaaaatctagacgcatcatcaatcaatgtcatgaagtatctcttaccaccttttgtcaacacaccattcatctcacaaagatcagaatgtatgagttctagcggtgccaggtgtctctcctcagcagccttatgaggctttcgaggttgcttcgactgcacacaactatggcacttagaacctttgactatggtgatattcggaattaaactcatggttgcaagccgagacatagagccaaaattaatatgacacaaacgagaatgccaaatactcgcaagatcatcaacattagcacaaatatggttcacaggcttattattgaaatctaacaaagaaaagcggaacaagcctccgcaatcatagcctttaccaataaattgtccagacttggacacaactaatttattggactccaaaactaccttgaacccatctctacatagaagggttccgctaacgagattcttgtgtatagaagggacatgatgcacgttcttcagctgcacgatctttcccgaagtaaacttcagatccaccgtgccagtgccatgaacagaagcatgtgacccattccccgttagcacggaagaatcccgggcgccgtgataagaagagaacaagttaatgtcagaacacacatgaacattagcaccagtatcaagccaccagctaggtgattgaaatactgagaagataaaaggtaaattaccataccctttgtcttcctcattgctagcgaccactgtgttgacattgccctttttgccacggcgatctgctcgatcaggacaatccttggcaaaatgacccgcctctccacatgcgaaacatgtcaattcagccttgttcttcttcttcttgaagttggtagttttgttgggcttgttagattttggctttcctttgcccttgttgtggttcctctgaaccatgttggcgctggagtggccctcgcctcctttagatcccgtgtccctagcccgagctttctcctcaacatccagagacgctatcagattttcaactgatatctcctgtctcttatgtttcagagatgtggcgaagttcctccatgtagaaggcaactttgcaataatgcacccagccacaaatcggtcaggaaggactatcttaaggtggtcgagctccttggctatacactgtatttcatgagcttgctctacaatagagcgattatcaaccatcttataatcatgaaagctctccatgatatacaggtcactgccagcatctgatgcaccatacttagtagtaagtgcatcccaca
It contains:
- the LOC103644871 gene encoding U-box domain-containing protein 21; translated protein: MPSINKPVHHTDPLAERSPTIQCPPSSSMSSQQWWTAPAKEEAPPPPEFMCPITLDLMQDPVAAPTGITYDRAAIESWLLAGGQRACPVTHGELRAGDLVPNHTLRRLIQDWCATSRCCCSVDRVRVPATPEEAAVAELESATRAGDAERCAAAARGVRRLARAAEQNRRRLESAGAARALSMAFTSFADTADAAVAIDVLDAVLAALVLVMPMDEEAILVVGSSSASVARLVAVAANGDLHRRLQAVVVIREIISLSVYRGTACTIGLCANTEAIARVLVKTIRDAICPPATRACLVAAYHLARSGESAATRLSVAGIVIVLVELLVDADRSTAEKALAALDAALASRDGRARARADALVMPVLVKKMFCVSDAATALVVSALLRICKKCPEDDEDGTAVAGAARRHAIVEALQLGALQKVLLLLQAGCREETKGNATQLLRLMVRYQGCGECVDAMDVRGLKRDTAILTG